Proteins found in one Quercus robur chromosome 2, dhQueRobu3.1, whole genome shotgun sequence genomic segment:
- the LOC126712572 gene encoding glycosyltransferase family 92 protein At1g27200 has translation MFSLKRSFQSTENTNFCVTHLPIFPYKSNPNFDTPTTALYFNFFFSLQEKMRRRVRTAFLFALLVVLLFTFVSVYLARNSITKKHVLNSTSDLRTRSKDPGFPNLAIRDDHEKLGGQLRTRRVSSIGNSVATVAILFPDWEVFVIVSPGAALPTPDSGDAEYECLFANGAKSPANFSGELAFPNRTTFKCVLPDSLHSRRPFIQPALIRSSETDAWPENKQVSSELIRWTTIAYESFSTENDVVLFVKGINRQLANKPPREFNCVFSDDGEKNAAVRTAVTSSNQEVFRCHHPKLTAAVTSERIKISLEIVPKNTVVPSVAYYTPRRRTLASQEPRSLLCACTMVYNVAKFLREWVMYHSRIGVEKFILYDNGSDDELGKVVEELNHEGFNVTTLFWIWPKTQEAGFSHAALYANQSCTWMMYVDVDEFVFSPTWHRPSSSKLLTSLLPTSKRSIGQLQIRCNEFGPSNQTSHPVEGVTQGYTCRRKVHERHKSIVLLDAVDSSLENAIHHFEVKKSFFRSIHVSMEDVVVNHYKYQAWSEFRTKFRRRVSANVVDWKRAVNPTSKDRTPGLGFEPIEPEGWAQKFCEVRDDRLKLLTQDWFGSNTSHGYQMAWQR, from the coding sequence ATGTTCTCTTTAAAGAGAAGTTTCCAATCAAcagaaaacacaaatttttgtGTAACCCACCTCCCAATCTTTCCATATAAATCCAATCCCAATTTTGATACTCCCACCACCGCtttgtatttcaatttttttttctctctccaagAAAAAATGCGGCGGAGGGTCCGTACGGCTTTCCTATTCGCTCTGCTCGTCGTTTTGCTCTTCACATTCGTTTCTGTCTATCTCGCTCGAAACTCTATTACCAAGAAACACGTTCTTAATTCCACGTCGGATCTCCGGACCCGATCCAAGGACCCGGGTTTTCCCAACCTCGCGATCCGAGATGATCATGAAAAGCTCGGCGGCCAGCTCCGGACTCGCCGCGTGTCCTCCATCGGAAACTCCGTCGCCACCGTAGCGATTCTTTTTCCGGATTGGGAGGTGTTCGTGATTGTTTCTCCGGGGGCGGCATTACCGACTCCGGATTCCGGCGACGCGGAGTACGAGTGTCTGTTCGCGAACGGAGCCAAGTCGCCGGCGAATTTTTCCGGCGAGTTGGCGTTCCCGAATCGAACCACGTTCAAATGCGTTTTGCCTGACAGCCTTCATAGCCGCCGGCCGTTTATTCAGCCGGCTCTGATAAGATCGTCGGAGACTGACGCGTGGCCGGAAAATAAACAGGTTTCGTCGGAACTCATCAGGTGGACTACCATTGCGTACGAGTCCTTTTCGACTGAGAACGACGTCGTTCTATTCGTCAAAGGCATAAACCGTCAGTTAGCGAACAAGCCTCCAAGAGAGTTCAACTGCGTATTCAGCGACGACGGAGAAAAAAACGCCGCCGTTAGAACCGCCGTCACCAGCTCCAACCAAGAAGTATTCAGATGCCACCACCCGAAATTAACGGCTGCCGTTACCTCCGAGCGAATCAAAATCTCCCTCGAAATCGTTCCTAAAAACACGGTAGTCCCCTCGGTAGCGTACTACACGCCGCGGCGGCGCACGCTAGCGAGCCAGGAGCCGAGGTCGCTACTGTGCGCATGTACAATGGTTTACAACGTGGCGAAGTTTTTACGAGAGTGGGTAATGTACCACTCGAGAATTGGAGTCGAAAAGTTCATATTGTACGATAACGGTAGCGACGATGAATTGGGTAAGGTTGTTGAGGAGCTCAACCATGAGGGTTTTAACGTTACGACGTTGTTTTGGATTTGGCCTAAGACTCAAGAGGCTGGGTTCTCCCACGCTGCTCTCTACGCTAACCAATCGTGCACTTGGATGATGTACGTTGATGTTGATGAATTTGTTTTCAGTCCCACGTGGCACAGACCCAGTTCATCAAAACTTCTTACCTCACTCTTGCCAACATCAAAGCGTTCGATTGGGCAACTTCAAATTAGATGCAACGAGTTTGGACCGTCGAATCAGACATCGCATCCGGTCGAGGGTGTCACACAAGGGTACACGTGTCGAAGAAAGGTTCACGAAAGACACAAGTCTATTGTGTTACTTGATGCAGTTGATTCGTCTTTGGAGAATGCGATACACCATTTTGAAGTGAAGAAGAGTTTTTTTCGCTCTATACATGTGAGCATGGAGGATGTGGTGGTGAATCATTATAAGTACCAAGCTTGGTCCGAGTTTCGAACCAAGTTTCGGAGGCGGGTCTCGGCTAATGTGGTGGATTGGAAACGGGCAGTGAACCCCACGTCCAAGGATAGGACCCCGGGATTAGGGTTCGAGCCGATTGAGCCGGAAGGTTGGGCCCAGAAGTTTTGTGAGGTTAGGGATGATCGGTTGAAGTTGTTGACACAAGATTGGTTCGGGTCTAACACGTCTCATGGGTACCAAATGGCGTGGCAAAGATGA